In Deinococcus maricopensis DSM 21211, one genomic interval encodes:
- a CDS encoding cytochrome P450 family protein, translated as MSHTTHPPLFSAAFKTDPYPTYAHFRDTQPVRRETLPDGRPLWLVTRYDDVIAAFKDPRLVKNPASAMPPEALSQLPRGREAFRVLSHHMLSSDPPDHTRLRRLVSRAFTPRYVEQMRPRVQAIADDLIDRMAEGNQGDLIEQLAFPLPITVISDMLGVPHEDRERFRTWSNIIVSVNPFEPQTFQSTADDLVAFTQYFRDLIAEKRARPTDDLTSELIHATDEGDALNEDELLSMMFLLLVAGHETTVNLIGNGTLALLTHPDQLAHLRADPTLIESAVEELLRYDGPVETSTMRWAAEDVQLGGATIPRGEAVLVVIASADRDPERFKRPEDLDITRAMNRHVAFGHGIHYCLGAPLARLEGQVAIGTLLQRFPDLRLDVRPEELQWRPGMLIRGLWHLPVRW; from the coding sequence ATGAGCCACACCACGCATCCGCCCCTGTTCAGCGCCGCCTTCAAAACCGACCCGTACCCCACCTACGCGCACTTCCGCGACACCCAGCCCGTCCGCCGCGAAACCCTTCCCGACGGCCGGCCCCTCTGGCTCGTCACGCGCTACGACGACGTCATCGCCGCCTTCAAGGACCCGCGCCTCGTCAAGAACCCCGCCAGCGCCATGCCGCCCGAAGCGCTCAGCCAGCTGCCCCGCGGCCGCGAAGCCTTCCGCGTCCTGAGCCACCACATGCTCTCCAGCGACCCCCCCGACCACACCCGCCTGCGCCGCCTCGTCAGCCGCGCCTTCACGCCCCGCTACGTCGAACAGATGCGGCCCCGCGTGCAGGCCATCGCCGACGACCTCATCGACCGCATGGCCGAAGGCAACCAGGGCGACCTGATCGAACAGCTCGCGTTCCCCTTGCCGATCACCGTCATCAGCGACATGCTCGGCGTGCCCCACGAGGACCGCGAACGCTTCCGCACCTGGTCGAACATCATCGTGTCCGTCAACCCGTTCGAACCGCAGACCTTCCAGAGCACCGCCGACGACCTCGTCGCGTTCACGCAGTACTTCCGCGACCTGATCGCCGAGAAACGCGCGCGCCCCACCGACGACCTCACCAGCGAACTCATCCACGCCACCGACGAAGGCGACGCCCTCAACGAGGACGAACTGCTCAGCATGATGTTCCTGCTGCTCGTCGCCGGGCACGAAACGACCGTCAACCTGATCGGCAACGGCACCCTCGCGCTGCTCACCCACCCCGACCAGCTCGCGCACCTGCGCGCCGACCCGACCCTCATCGAGAGCGCCGTCGAGGAACTCCTCCGCTACGACGGTCCCGTCGAGACGTCCACCATGCGCTGGGCCGCCGAGGACGTCCAGCTCGGCGGCGCCACCATCCCGCGCGGCGAGGCCGTGCTCGTGGTCATCGCCAGCGCCGACCGCGACCCCGAGCGTTTCAAACGCCCCGAGGACCTCGACATCACCCGCGCCATGAACCGCCACGTCGCGTTCGGGCACGGCATCCACTACTGCCTCGGCGCGCCCCTCGCCCGCCTTGAAGGGCAGGTGGCCATCGGTACGCTCCTGCAGCGCTTCCCGGACCTGCGTCTCGACGTCCGCCCCGAAGAGCTCCAGTGGCGCCCCGGCATGCTCATCCGCGGCCTCTGGCATCTCCCCGTGCGCTGGTAA
- a CDS encoding Rrf2 family transcriptional regulator codes for MRLSTTDVYAFQALAYLGMQGPDRWIASEEISEQTGVARPYLVRILAALAAKGVVKSKKGIGGGYALARKPHLVSLCEVVRAIDGPVAPLSCISLNWREPCPEQDRCHARNTIYTRMRDAMLTVLQDFSVADLVQDRTAGVDYHYCLGHLLKPNA; via the coding sequence ATGCGCCTTTCGACCACGGATGTCTATGCGTTTCAGGCGCTCGCGTACCTGGGCATGCAGGGACCGGACCGCTGGATCGCCAGTGAGGAGATCAGCGAACAGACGGGCGTCGCACGGCCGTATCTCGTGCGGATTCTCGCGGCACTCGCGGCCAAGGGCGTCGTGAAGAGCAAGAAGGGCATCGGCGGCGGGTACGCGCTGGCACGCAAGCCGCACCTCGTGAGTCTGTGCGAGGTGGTGCGCGCCATTGACGGGCCGGTCGCGCCGCTGTCGTGCATCAGCCTGAACTGGCGGGAGCCGTGCCCGGAGCAGGACCGCTGCCACGCGCGCAACACCATCTACACCCGCATGCGCGACGCGATGCTGACGGTGCTGCAGGATTTCAGCGTCGCGGACCTCGTGCAGGACCGCACGGCGGGCGTGGATTACCACTACTGTCTGGGGCACCTGCTGAAACCGAACGCCTGA
- a CDS encoding DUF4395 domain-containing protein, with protein MTDQTALKFNQVTVVSLTTLALVTRMPWLMAGLGAAMLLGALRPQTAPLRAAYRALSPILRLRANTVQDDPRAHHFAQGVGGTFLLASALAGLAGLQVLSALLGVTVIALALLNLTTRICVGCLMYFQWRMLRYRLTR; from the coding sequence ATGACCGACCAGACCGCCCTGAAATTCAACCAAGTCACCGTCGTGAGCCTCACGACCCTCGCGCTCGTCACGCGAATGCCTTGGCTGATGGCCGGTCTGGGCGCCGCCATGCTGCTCGGCGCTCTCCGTCCCCAAACTGCCCCGCTCCGCGCCGCGTACCGCGCCCTCTCCCCCATCCTGCGCCTGCGCGCGAACACCGTGCAGGACGACCCACGCGCGCACCACTTCGCGCAGGGCGTCGGCGGCACCTTCCTGCTCGCCAGCGCCCTCGCCGGCCTTGCGGGCCTGCAGGTCCTGAGCGCCCTCCTCGGCGTCACCGTCATCGCCCTCGCCCTGCTGAACCTCACCACCCGCATCTGCGTCGGCTGCCTGATGTACTTCCAGTGGCGCATGCTGCGTTACCGCCTCACCCGATAA